From Pieris rapae chromosome 3, ilPieRapa1.1, whole genome shotgun sequence, a single genomic window includes:
- the LOC110996585 gene encoding cholesterol transporter ABCA5 isoform X1, producing the protein MSDHNGVLGSARNGRHSPASTEQLTKCQTEPDCIAIGSRLRGAMGTRPPSAFWPQLWATVVRNLLLKKRDTRKTLAEVLVPLYSLGVLIFLKMLVPNPNFPEVKKPGRLLRIHHEAFSDSNAVAVAADWYNHNGTLAFLDDINTMLTESGQHPITWIRYNDTNELDDAYHSDPKRFPLAVIFHTDPMAYGEPLRYTIRTNPSKDGGTPSTRILTTSPAKCRDRTNTDWSTDWSRGGQLIPLSEMHREDTCPVLQYYYTGFLALQTLIDYVKIKLDTGTEFLPPRVDLLQFPKRQHTGDWLVIFRVIMPMYMVMTLSQFITYLLMLVVGEKEKKIREGMRIMGLKDSVYWGSWFLIYAVFVTILSIVSTVLLFTLKVFQHSSYVLIFLLMLLFGFTIITFAFMLTPFFDKARTAGILGSFAVNLMSGLYFIQVFVSNADSLAFWFVSLISSSCYALAMDKALVLDMQGVGVTWDNLWSAGSGVPFGGSLIMMAVDTVLYGFAAYWLDAVVPSEYGIKQKPWFCLLPSFWLGSRRGRVSAVHFHSNGDAAHNKDIEPVPKELEDKEAIRIVGLQKSFRHCRKPEIKAIDGIDLSIYEGQITAVLGHNGAGKSTLFNILTGLTAPTAGTAYVYGLDVRDPNDMHEIRQMTGVCPQQDVLFDLLSVKEHLKFFAAVKGIPSKRISDEVHKAVSEVGLLDQMDVFSKHLSGGQKRRLSIAIAFIGDPKIIILDEPTAGVDPVSRRKTWRILQRAKRGRVLLLTTHFMDEADILGDRKAVISKGRVRCAGTSLFLKNKFGIGYHLTLVLDGACRENQITRLVRGHVGRAEKARRHGRELSYILPHYAVHLFPPLFHAIETEIREKTNRLGITSYGVSMTTLEEVFLSLEGENAEEIESVEGVSSVKLVRARALSRSLSLQSKTLSYQELNDKEQQKTTSLTPPASHALHSTTHGVEHVKVTPDIPVSVEALGEIVKTSPSCWRTFCALVYIRTVRMIRDPYKLYVMIFMPIISCALGLYIKSRQIVFFRMQPLKLDPNAYFNKTPTALHTEQDDFAAVENFKSSLESLGAYPIGLFDGNFSSLLDMENFGAYSLKESLIPYGNILAYYNSTYTHSLPIIVNLLDNSIYRVLMSAAGQIESFRPIEVLTHPFQQTEQPEEFNLGSVVCAIFMGMIFALVPVTLAVDIVYDREIKAKNQLRVNGLSMSMYFLTYFTILIFIMILTSIGVLVLVILNDIPSLTNGSAITMLTGLLMLYSPSAILFNTCLSYIFDKMDSAQSIMPNITTWVGVIPFVMVACLDTFKWGSEIAFYLHTVFSFLDVMYIPYAIIYYVDRVYLTCNLSGLCPVPALSSYFTAEVWVLIGAMVFHVPLCGAALLAADRLKSGGRICPRKKIDPDKSLESESEVGGEVGEDDDVRRERRRVASILQQIHSKQAQQVPALLVHNLRKEYKMRNSEGSWCGDRDGGKRTAVARLSLAVHGGEVFGLLGHNGAGKTTTMRIVTAEERLSCGTVMLGGKSVDEVASSAFQLLGYCPQHDALWKNVTLREHLECYAAIRGISKADTPKIVDAYLNGLQIMDHANKNADECSGGTRRKLSFALAMVGCPRVVLLDEPSTGMDPRSKRFLWDTILASFQGGKGAILTTHSMEEADALCSRVGIMVKGGLRCVGSTQHLKNLYGAGYTLEMKIGHPNHKQTMMESDISMSPSPLRSGDNSPSLEEADEGGSGGGSVTAEAEAEVEPEAVDVNIHTPLVSNAPPARLHHQRTESSGGAGLEMAIALVVQLFPAAVLEESFAERLVFSVPQRSVSSLAACFQQIEEAKERLNIVEYSFSQTTLEQVFLKFAQSENVESSDQEH; encoded by the exons GAAATGCCAAACGGAACCAGACTGCATAGCGATAGGTAGCAGATTGCGTGGCGCGATGGGGACGCGCCCGCCATCGGCCTTTTGGCCTCAACTCTGGGCTACTGTGGTCCGAAATCTGCTTCTCAAGAAACGTGACACCAGAAAGACTCTTgct GAAGTGCTGGTTCCGCTGTACTCCCTGGGAGTGTTGATATTCCTTAAGATGCTGGTGCCCAATCCCAACTTTCCCGAGGTGAAAAAACCTGGGCGTCTACTCCGGATCCATCATGAAGCCTTTTCAGATAGTAACGCAGTCGCAGTAGCAGCGGACTGGTACAATCATAATGGTACACTG GCGTTCTTAGATGATATAAACACAATGTTAACGGAATCGGGGCAGCACCCCATCACATGGATACGATATAATGACACCAATGAACTGGATGACGCCTACCACAGTGACCCTAAACGTTTTCCCTTAGCCGTTATATTTCACACTGATCCTATGGCGTATGGAGAACCATtaag GTATACAATCCGAACTAACCCCTCCAAAGACGGAGGCACACCATCGACCAGAATTCTAACCACGTCACCAGCCAAATGTCGGGATAGAACCAACACAGACTGGTCTACTGATTGGTCTCGTGGTGGGCAGTTGATACCACTCTCAGAGATGCATAGAGAAGACACATGTCCGGTTCTTCAGTATTATTATACGGGATTTCTCGCGTTGCAGACATTAATcgattatgttaaaattaag ctgGATACAGGTACAGAGTTCCTTCCACCCCGGGTAGACTTACTCCAATTCCCTAAACGCCAACACACCGGCGACTGGCTGGTGATCTTTCGAGTGATCATGCCCATGTACATGGTGATGACATTATCTCAGTTTATCACCTATCTCCTAATGCTGGTAGTGGGTGAGAAGGAGAAGAAGATCAGAGAAGGAATGAGGATCATGGGCCTAAAGGATTCTGTTTATTG gggATCCTGGTTTTTAATTTACGCAGTGTTTGTTACAATACTGTCCATCGTTAGTACCGTCCTCTTGTTCACATTGAAG GTATTTCAACATTCGTCATACGTCCTTATATTTCTCTTGATGCTGTTATTTGGTTTCACCATCATCACGTTTGCATTCATGCTGACACCATTCTTCGACAAAGCTAGG ACTGCTGGTATCCTAGGCAGCTTTGCAGTAAATCTGATGAGTGGACTGTACTTCATCCAGGTGTTTGTATCGAACGCGGATTCTCTCGCCTTTTGGTTCGTGTCCCTCATCAGTTCCAGTTGTTATGCTCTTGCGATGGATAAG GCCCTAGTACTGGATATGCAAGGCGTAGGAGTGACGTGGGACAATCTATGGAGTGCTGGCTCAGGGGTCCCGTTTGGGGGCAGTCTCATTATGATGGCCGTCGACACGGTTTTATATGGCTTCGCTGCTTACTGGCTGGATGCCGTCGTCCCTa GTGAATATGGCATCAAGCAGAAGCCCTGGTTTTGCCTTCTCCCTTCTTTCTGGCTGGGTAGCCGACGCGGACGAGTTTCGGCAGTACATTTCCACTCGAATGGTGATGCAGCTCACAACAAGGACATTGAACCTGTGCCCAA GGAACTCGAAGACAAAGAAGCGATACGAATAGTCGGTCTTCAGAAATCATTCCGACATTGCCGAAAACCGGAAATAAAGGCCATAGACGGGATAGACCTTAGCATCTATGAAGGTCAAATAACTGCGGTATTGGGACATAATGGTGCTGGGAAGtctactttgtttaatatcttGACGGGATTAACTGCACCCACAGCGGGCACGGCTTATGTTTATGGATTAGATGTTAG ggaTCCCAACGACATGCATGAAATCCGCCAAATGACTGGAGTCTGCCCTCAACAAGATGTACTCTTTGACCTATTATCTGTTAAAGAACATTTAAAGTTCTTCGCTGCGGTTAAA GGTATACCAAGTAAAAGAATCTCGGATGAAGTCCACAAGGCGGTATCCGAAGTGGGCCTATTGGACCAAATGGACGTTTTCTCAAAACATTTGTCCGGTGGTCAGAAGAGGAGGCTGAGTATCGCCATTGCGTTTATCGGAGATCCAAAG ATAATAATCCTGGATGAGCCAACTGCTGGTGTGGATCCTGTGTCCCGTCGAAAGACGTGGCGTATCTTGCAGCGAGCCAAACGGGGAAGGGTTCTTCTTCTCACCACGCACTTCATGGATGAAGCTGACATCCTTGGAGACCGGAAGGCTGTTATTAGCAAGGGGAGG GTACGATGTGCTGGAACGTCACTGTTTTTGAAGAATAAGTTTGGTATTGGTTATCATTTGACGCTAGTTTTGGATG GCGCCTGTCGCGAGAACCAAATAACTCGTCTAGTCCGAGGCCATGTCGGGCGGGCGGAGAAGGCGCGTCGTCATGGCCGGGAGTTGTCATACATATTGCCTCATTACGCGGTACATCTCTTCCCACCACTGTTCCATGCTATCGAAACTGAGATTCGGGAGAAGACAAATCGACTGg gtATTACAAGTTACGGAGTATCAATGACGACGTTGGAAGAAGTGTTTCTAAGTCTGGAAGGAGAGAATGCTGAAGAGATTGAATCGGTGGAGGGGGTGTCTTCAGTAAAGTTGGTGCGGGCTCGAGCGTTGTCCAGAAGTCTGTCTCTTCAGAGCAAGACGCTGAGTTATCAG GAACTAAACGACAAAGAGCAACAAAAGACAACATCTCTCACCCCACCTGCCTCACATGCGCTACACTCTACCACACACGGTGTTGAACACGTCAAG GTAACACCAGACATACCGGTATCAGTAGAAGCGCTGGGCGAGATCGTGAAGACAAGTCCATCGTGTTGGCGTACGTTCTGTGCGCTCGTGTACATACGGACCGTGAGAATGATACGGGACCCGTATAAGCTTTACGTTATGATCTTTATGCCTATCA tttCTTGTGCGCTGGGTCTCTACATAAAATCGCGACAAATAGTATTTTTCCGGATGCAGCCTTTAAAATTGGATCCGAACGCCTACTTCAATAAAACCCCTACCGCCTTACATACAGAACAGGACGATTTCGCTGCAGTAGAAAATTTCAAATCCTCCCTAGAGAGCCTTGGTGCATACCCAATCGGACTATTTGATGGCAATTTCTCAAGTCTTCTGGATATGGAGAACTTTGGCGCCTACAGCCTAAAGGAAAGTCTGATCCCTTACGGGAATATCTTGGCCTACTACAATAGCACGTATACGCATAGTTTGCCTATTATTGTCAATCTTTTGGATAATAGTATTTACAG gGTTTTAATGTCAGCTGCGGGACAAATAGAGAGTTTTAGGCCTATCGAAGTTTTGACTCATCCATTTCAACAAACTGAACAACCCGAGGAGTTCAATTTAGGCAGTGTGGTCTGTGCCATTTTCATGGGAATGATATTTGCTTTGGTACCTGTCACATTGGCGGTGGACATTGTTTATGATAGAGAG ataAAAGCGAAGAATCAGTTACGTGTGAACGGACTATCTATGAGCATGTACTTCCTCACATACTTTACAATtctcatttttataatgatcCTCACTAGCATCGGGGTACTCGTTctt GTAATCCTAAACGATATTCCAAGTTTAACCAACGGTTCAGCGATCACGATGTTAACCGGTCTTCTCATGCTCTACAGTCCCTCTGCTATTCTCTTCAACACCTGTCTCTCTTACATCTTCGACAAGATGGATTCGGCACAATCCATAATGCCCAATATTACCACCTGGGTTGGAGTAATACCATTTGTGATGGTCGCTTGTTTGGATACATTTAAAtggg GAAGTGAAATTGCTTTCTACCTTCACACTGTGTTCAGCTTCTTAGATGTCATGTACATACCTTATGCTATCATCTATTACGTTGATAG GGTGTACCTCACGTGCAATTTGAGTGGGTTGTGCCCCGTGCCAGCGTTGTCCAGCTACTTCACAGCAGAAGTGTGGGTACTCATAGGGGCCATGGTGTTTCATGTTCCACTATGTGGTGCCGCACTGCTGGCTGCAGATCGGCTGAAGTCTGGTGGACGAATATGTCCG CGCAAGAAAATAGACCCAGACAAATCTTTGGAATCGGAGTCTGAAGTCGGAGGGGAAGTGGGAGAAGATGATGACGTAAGACGCGAGCGACGTCGAGTGGCTTCTATTCTTCAACAGATTCATAGCAAACAGGCGCAGCAGGTGCCTGCGCTATTGGTGCAC AATCTCCGTAAAGAGTATAAAATGAGAAACTCTGAAGGTTCCTGGTGTGGGGATAGAGATGGCGGGAAACGCACTGCTGTCGCGCGGTTGTCGCTGGCGGTACACGGGGGCGAAGTGTTCGGGCTGCTTGGGCATAACGGAGCAGGAAAAACTACCACCATGAGGATCGTTACCGCTGAAGAGCGACTGTCTTGTGGAACT GTGATGCTGGGCGGTAAAAGTGTAGATGAAGTGGCCTCTAGTGCGTTCCAGCTTCTTGGGTATTGCCCGCAACACGATGCACTTTGGAAGAACGTCACCCTCAGGGAACACCTCGAGTGCTATGCTGCTATAAGGGGCATCAGCAAGGCGGATACACCCAA GATCGTGGACGCTTATCTCAACGGTCTGCAGATAATGGACCATGCCAATAAGAACGCAGACGAATGCTCCGGTGGAACAAGGCGGAAGCTGTCTTTCGCTCTGGCTATGGTTGGGTGCCCTCGGGTTGTTCTTTTGGATGAACCGTCCACAGGAATGGACCCTAGGAGCAAGAGATTCCTCTGGGACACAATTCTTGCTAGTTTTCAG GGAGGGAAAGGAGCTATCTTAACGACTCATTCCATGGAGGAAGCTGATGCGTTATGTTCTAGAGTCGGAATCATGGTCAAAGGAGGTTTGCG ATGCGTTGGATCGACTCAACACTTGAAGAATCTATATGGCGCCGGGTACACACTGGAAATGAAGATCGGACATCCTAATCACAAACAGACG ATGATGGAATCGGATATATCAATGTCACCATCACCGTTGAGATCCGGTGATAACTCTCCATCATTAGAAGAGGCTGATGAAG GAGGTTCAGGTGGAGGATCAGTGACGGCGGAAGCGGAAGCGGAAGTGGAACCGGAAGCTGTTGACGTGAATATACACACACCACTCGTTAGCAATGCACCTCCCGCCAGGCTTCATCATCAACG CACGGAATCTAGCGGCGGTGCTGGCCTGGAGATGGCGATAGCTTTGGTGGTGCAGCTGTTTCCTGCAGCAGTTCTAGAAGAGAGTTTCGCAGAACGACTCGTCTTCTCCGTTCCTCAGCGATCTGTCTCTAGTCTCGCCGCCTGCTTCCAGCAGATTGAGGAAG ctaAAGAACGGCTGAACATAGTGGAATATAGTTTCAGTCAGACGACATTGGAGCAAGTGTTCCTTAAGTTTGCGCAGAGTGAAAACGTGGAGTCTTCGGACCAAGAGCATTAA
- the LOC110996585 gene encoding cholesterol transporter ABCA5 isoform X2: MSDHNGVLGSARNGRHSPASTEQLTKCQTEPDCIAIGSRLRGAMGTRPPSAFWPQLWATVVRNLLLKKRDTRKTLAEVLVPLYSLGVLIFLKMLVPNPNFPEVKKPGRLLRIHHEAFSDSNAVAVAADWYNHNGTLAFLDDINTMLTESGQHPITWIRYNDTNELDDAYHSDPKRFPLAVIFHTDPMAYGEPLRYTIRTNPSKDGGTPSTRILTTSPAKCRDRTNTDWSTDWSRGGQLIPLSEMHREDTCPVLQYYYTGFLALQTLIDYVKIKLDTGTEFLPPRVDLLQFPKRQHTGDWLVIFRVIMPMYMVMTLSQFITYLLMLVVGEKEKKIREGMRIMGLKDSVYWGSWFLIYAVFVTILSIVSTVLLFTLKVFQHSSYVLIFLLMLLFGFTIITFAFMLTPFFDKARTAGILGSFAVNLMSGLYFIQVFVSNADSLAFWFVSLISSSCYALAMDKALVLDMQGVGVTWDNLWSAGSGVPFGGSLIMMAVDTVLYGFAAYWLDAVVPSEYGIKQKPWFCLLPSFWLGSRRGRVSAVHFHSNGDAAHNKDIEPVPKELEDKEAIRIVGLQKSFRHCRKPEIKAIDGIDLSIYEGQITAVLGHNGAGKSTLFNILTGLTAPTAGTAYVYGLDVRDPNDMHEIRQMTGVCPQQDVLFDLLSVKEHLKFFAAVKGIPSKRISDEVHKAVSEVGLLDQMDVFSKHLSGGQKRRLSIAIAFIGDPKIIILDEPTAGVDPVSRRKTWRILQRAKRGRVLLLTTHFMDEADILGDRKAVISKGRVRCAGTSLFLKNKFGIGYHLTLVLDGACRENQITRLVRGHVGRAEKARRHGRELSYILPHYAVHLFPPLFHAIETEIREKTNRLGITSYGVSMTTLEEVFLSLEGENAEEIESVEGVSSVKLVRARALSRSLSLQSKTLSYQELNDKEQQKTTSLTPPASHALHSTTHGVEHVKVTPDIPVSVEALGEIVKTSPSCWRTFCALVYIRTVRMIRDPYKLYVMIFMPIISCALGLYIKSRQIVFFRMQPLKLDPNAYFNKTPTALHTEQDDFAAVENFKSSLESLGAYPIGLFDGNFSSLLDMENFGAYSLKESLIPYGNILAYYNSTYTHSLPIIVNLLDNSIYRVLMSAAGQIESFRPIEVLTHPFQQTEQPEEFNLGSVVCAIFMGMIFALVPVTLAVDIVYDREIKAKNQLRVNGLSMSMYFLTYFTILIFIMILTSIGVLVLVILNDIPSLTNGSAITMLTGLLMLYSPSAILFNTCLSYIFDKMDSAQSIMPNITTWVGVIPFVMVACLDTFKWGSEIAFYLHTVFSFLDVMYIPYAIIYYVDRVYLTCNLSGLCPVPALSSYFTAEVWVLIGAMVFHVPLCGAALLAADRLKSGGRICPRKKIDPDKSLESESEVGGEVGEDDDVRRERRRVASILQQIHSKQAQQVPALLVHNLRKEYKMRNSEGSWCGDRDGGKRTAVARLSLAVHGGEVFGLLGHNGAGKTTTMRIVTAEERLSCGTVMLGGKSVDEVASSAFQLLGYCPQHDALWKNVTLREHLECYAAIRGISKADTPKIVDAYLNGLQIMDHANKNADECSGGTRRKLSFALAMVGCPRVVLLDEPSTGMDPRSKRFLWDTILASFQGGKGAILTTHSMEEADALCSRVGIMVKGGLRCVGSTQHLKNLYGAGYTLEMKIGHPNHKQTMMESDISMSPSPLRSGDNSPSLEEADEGGSGGGSVTAEAEAEVEPEAVDVNIHTPLVSNAPPARLHHQRGGAGLEMAIALVVQLFPAAVLEESFAERLVFSVPQRSVSSLAACFQQIEEAKERLNIVEYSFSQTTLEQVFLKFAQSENVESSDQEH; this comes from the exons GAAATGCCAAACGGAACCAGACTGCATAGCGATAGGTAGCAGATTGCGTGGCGCGATGGGGACGCGCCCGCCATCGGCCTTTTGGCCTCAACTCTGGGCTACTGTGGTCCGAAATCTGCTTCTCAAGAAACGTGACACCAGAAAGACTCTTgct GAAGTGCTGGTTCCGCTGTACTCCCTGGGAGTGTTGATATTCCTTAAGATGCTGGTGCCCAATCCCAACTTTCCCGAGGTGAAAAAACCTGGGCGTCTACTCCGGATCCATCATGAAGCCTTTTCAGATAGTAACGCAGTCGCAGTAGCAGCGGACTGGTACAATCATAATGGTACACTG GCGTTCTTAGATGATATAAACACAATGTTAACGGAATCGGGGCAGCACCCCATCACATGGATACGATATAATGACACCAATGAACTGGATGACGCCTACCACAGTGACCCTAAACGTTTTCCCTTAGCCGTTATATTTCACACTGATCCTATGGCGTATGGAGAACCATtaag GTATACAATCCGAACTAACCCCTCCAAAGACGGAGGCACACCATCGACCAGAATTCTAACCACGTCACCAGCCAAATGTCGGGATAGAACCAACACAGACTGGTCTACTGATTGGTCTCGTGGTGGGCAGTTGATACCACTCTCAGAGATGCATAGAGAAGACACATGTCCGGTTCTTCAGTATTATTATACGGGATTTCTCGCGTTGCAGACATTAATcgattatgttaaaattaag ctgGATACAGGTACAGAGTTCCTTCCACCCCGGGTAGACTTACTCCAATTCCCTAAACGCCAACACACCGGCGACTGGCTGGTGATCTTTCGAGTGATCATGCCCATGTACATGGTGATGACATTATCTCAGTTTATCACCTATCTCCTAATGCTGGTAGTGGGTGAGAAGGAGAAGAAGATCAGAGAAGGAATGAGGATCATGGGCCTAAAGGATTCTGTTTATTG gggATCCTGGTTTTTAATTTACGCAGTGTTTGTTACAATACTGTCCATCGTTAGTACCGTCCTCTTGTTCACATTGAAG GTATTTCAACATTCGTCATACGTCCTTATATTTCTCTTGATGCTGTTATTTGGTTTCACCATCATCACGTTTGCATTCATGCTGACACCATTCTTCGACAAAGCTAGG ACTGCTGGTATCCTAGGCAGCTTTGCAGTAAATCTGATGAGTGGACTGTACTTCATCCAGGTGTTTGTATCGAACGCGGATTCTCTCGCCTTTTGGTTCGTGTCCCTCATCAGTTCCAGTTGTTATGCTCTTGCGATGGATAAG GCCCTAGTACTGGATATGCAAGGCGTAGGAGTGACGTGGGACAATCTATGGAGTGCTGGCTCAGGGGTCCCGTTTGGGGGCAGTCTCATTATGATGGCCGTCGACACGGTTTTATATGGCTTCGCTGCTTACTGGCTGGATGCCGTCGTCCCTa GTGAATATGGCATCAAGCAGAAGCCCTGGTTTTGCCTTCTCCCTTCTTTCTGGCTGGGTAGCCGACGCGGACGAGTTTCGGCAGTACATTTCCACTCGAATGGTGATGCAGCTCACAACAAGGACATTGAACCTGTGCCCAA GGAACTCGAAGACAAAGAAGCGATACGAATAGTCGGTCTTCAGAAATCATTCCGACATTGCCGAAAACCGGAAATAAAGGCCATAGACGGGATAGACCTTAGCATCTATGAAGGTCAAATAACTGCGGTATTGGGACATAATGGTGCTGGGAAGtctactttgtttaatatcttGACGGGATTAACTGCACCCACAGCGGGCACGGCTTATGTTTATGGATTAGATGTTAG ggaTCCCAACGACATGCATGAAATCCGCCAAATGACTGGAGTCTGCCCTCAACAAGATGTACTCTTTGACCTATTATCTGTTAAAGAACATTTAAAGTTCTTCGCTGCGGTTAAA GGTATACCAAGTAAAAGAATCTCGGATGAAGTCCACAAGGCGGTATCCGAAGTGGGCCTATTGGACCAAATGGACGTTTTCTCAAAACATTTGTCCGGTGGTCAGAAGAGGAGGCTGAGTATCGCCATTGCGTTTATCGGAGATCCAAAG ATAATAATCCTGGATGAGCCAACTGCTGGTGTGGATCCTGTGTCCCGTCGAAAGACGTGGCGTATCTTGCAGCGAGCCAAACGGGGAAGGGTTCTTCTTCTCACCACGCACTTCATGGATGAAGCTGACATCCTTGGAGACCGGAAGGCTGTTATTAGCAAGGGGAGG GTACGATGTGCTGGAACGTCACTGTTTTTGAAGAATAAGTTTGGTATTGGTTATCATTTGACGCTAGTTTTGGATG GCGCCTGTCGCGAGAACCAAATAACTCGTCTAGTCCGAGGCCATGTCGGGCGGGCGGAGAAGGCGCGTCGTCATGGCCGGGAGTTGTCATACATATTGCCTCATTACGCGGTACATCTCTTCCCACCACTGTTCCATGCTATCGAAACTGAGATTCGGGAGAAGACAAATCGACTGg gtATTACAAGTTACGGAGTATCAATGACGACGTTGGAAGAAGTGTTTCTAAGTCTGGAAGGAGAGAATGCTGAAGAGATTGAATCGGTGGAGGGGGTGTCTTCAGTAAAGTTGGTGCGGGCTCGAGCGTTGTCCAGAAGTCTGTCTCTTCAGAGCAAGACGCTGAGTTATCAG GAACTAAACGACAAAGAGCAACAAAAGACAACATCTCTCACCCCACCTGCCTCACATGCGCTACACTCTACCACACACGGTGTTGAACACGTCAAG GTAACACCAGACATACCGGTATCAGTAGAAGCGCTGGGCGAGATCGTGAAGACAAGTCCATCGTGTTGGCGTACGTTCTGTGCGCTCGTGTACATACGGACCGTGAGAATGATACGGGACCCGTATAAGCTTTACGTTATGATCTTTATGCCTATCA tttCTTGTGCGCTGGGTCTCTACATAAAATCGCGACAAATAGTATTTTTCCGGATGCAGCCTTTAAAATTGGATCCGAACGCCTACTTCAATAAAACCCCTACCGCCTTACATACAGAACAGGACGATTTCGCTGCAGTAGAAAATTTCAAATCCTCCCTAGAGAGCCTTGGTGCATACCCAATCGGACTATTTGATGGCAATTTCTCAAGTCTTCTGGATATGGAGAACTTTGGCGCCTACAGCCTAAAGGAAAGTCTGATCCCTTACGGGAATATCTTGGCCTACTACAATAGCACGTATACGCATAGTTTGCCTATTATTGTCAATCTTTTGGATAATAGTATTTACAG gGTTTTAATGTCAGCTGCGGGACAAATAGAGAGTTTTAGGCCTATCGAAGTTTTGACTCATCCATTTCAACAAACTGAACAACCCGAGGAGTTCAATTTAGGCAGTGTGGTCTGTGCCATTTTCATGGGAATGATATTTGCTTTGGTACCTGTCACATTGGCGGTGGACATTGTTTATGATAGAGAG ataAAAGCGAAGAATCAGTTACGTGTGAACGGACTATCTATGAGCATGTACTTCCTCACATACTTTACAATtctcatttttataatgatcCTCACTAGCATCGGGGTACTCGTTctt GTAATCCTAAACGATATTCCAAGTTTAACCAACGGTTCAGCGATCACGATGTTAACCGGTCTTCTCATGCTCTACAGTCCCTCTGCTATTCTCTTCAACACCTGTCTCTCTTACATCTTCGACAAGATGGATTCGGCACAATCCATAATGCCCAATATTACCACCTGGGTTGGAGTAATACCATTTGTGATGGTCGCTTGTTTGGATACATTTAAAtggg GAAGTGAAATTGCTTTCTACCTTCACACTGTGTTCAGCTTCTTAGATGTCATGTACATACCTTATGCTATCATCTATTACGTTGATAG GGTGTACCTCACGTGCAATTTGAGTGGGTTGTGCCCCGTGCCAGCGTTGTCCAGCTACTTCACAGCAGAAGTGTGGGTACTCATAGGGGCCATGGTGTTTCATGTTCCACTATGTGGTGCCGCACTGCTGGCTGCAGATCGGCTGAAGTCTGGTGGACGAATATGTCCG CGCAAGAAAATAGACCCAGACAAATCTTTGGAATCGGAGTCTGAAGTCGGAGGGGAAGTGGGAGAAGATGATGACGTAAGACGCGAGCGACGTCGAGTGGCTTCTATTCTTCAACAGATTCATAGCAAACAGGCGCAGCAGGTGCCTGCGCTATTGGTGCAC AATCTCCGTAAAGAGTATAAAATGAGAAACTCTGAAGGTTCCTGGTGTGGGGATAGAGATGGCGGGAAACGCACTGCTGTCGCGCGGTTGTCGCTGGCGGTACACGGGGGCGAAGTGTTCGGGCTGCTTGGGCATAACGGAGCAGGAAAAACTACCACCATGAGGATCGTTACCGCTGAAGAGCGACTGTCTTGTGGAACT GTGATGCTGGGCGGTAAAAGTGTAGATGAAGTGGCCTCTAGTGCGTTCCAGCTTCTTGGGTATTGCCCGCAACACGATGCACTTTGGAAGAACGTCACCCTCAGGGAACACCTCGAGTGCTATGCTGCTATAAGGGGCATCAGCAAGGCGGATACACCCAA GATCGTGGACGCTTATCTCAACGGTCTGCAGATAATGGACCATGCCAATAAGAACGCAGACGAATGCTCCGGTGGAACAAGGCGGAAGCTGTCTTTCGCTCTGGCTATGGTTGGGTGCCCTCGGGTTGTTCTTTTGGATGAACCGTCCACAGGAATGGACCCTAGGAGCAAGAGATTCCTCTGGGACACAATTCTTGCTAGTTTTCAG GGAGGGAAAGGAGCTATCTTAACGACTCATTCCATGGAGGAAGCTGATGCGTTATGTTCTAGAGTCGGAATCATGGTCAAAGGAGGTTTGCG ATGCGTTGGATCGACTCAACACTTGAAGAATCTATATGGCGCCGGGTACACACTGGAAATGAAGATCGGACATCCTAATCACAAACAGACG ATGATGGAATCGGATATATCAATGTCACCATCACCGTTGAGATCCGGTGATAACTCTCCATCATTAGAAGAGGCTGATGAAG GAGGTTCAGGTGGAGGATCAGTGACGGCGGAAGCGGAAGCGGAAGTGGAACCGGAAGCTGTTGACGTGAATATACACACACCACTCGTTAGCAATGCACCTCCCGCCAGGCTTCATCATCAACG CGGCGGTGCTGGCCTGGAGATGGCGATAGCTTTGGTGGTGCAGCTGTTTCCTGCAGCAGTTCTAGAAGAGAGTTTCGCAGAACGACTCGTCTTCTCCGTTCCTCAGCGATCTGTCTCTAGTCTCGCCGCCTGCTTCCAGCAGATTGAGGAAG ctaAAGAACGGCTGAACATAGTGGAATATAGTTTCAGTCAGACGACATTGGAGCAAGTGTTCCTTAAGTTTGCGCAGAGTGAAAACGTGGAGTCTTCGGACCAAGAGCATTAA